From Streptomyces chrestomyceticus JCM 4735, one genomic window encodes:
- the ybeY gene encoding rRNA maturation RNase YbeY, with the protein MSIDVNNESGTDIDEQAILDVARYAVALMRIHPLSELSVIVVDADAMEQLHLQWMDLPGPTDVMSFPMDELRPPAKDDEEPPQGLLGDIVLCPEVAAKQGAEAPTGHSMDEELQLLTVHGVLHLLGYDHEEPSEKAEMFGLQAAIIDGWRAERGLTGPSPAPTVT; encoded by the coding sequence ATGTCGATCGACGTCAACAACGAGTCCGGAACGGACATCGACGAGCAGGCGATTCTGGATGTCGCGCGCTACGCCGTGGCCCTGATGCGTATTCACCCGCTTTCCGAGCTGTCGGTCATCGTCGTCGACGCCGACGCCATGGAACAGCTCCACCTCCAGTGGATGGACCTGCCGGGGCCGACCGATGTCATGTCCTTCCCGATGGACGAGCTGCGTCCGCCGGCCAAGGACGACGAGGAGCCCCCGCAGGGGCTCCTCGGGGACATCGTGCTCTGCCCGGAGGTCGCCGCGAAGCAGGGTGCGGAGGCGCCGACCGGGCACAGCATGGACGAGGAGCTCCAGTTGCTGACCGTGCACGGGGTGCTGCACCTGCTCGGGTACGACCACGAGGAGCCTTCGGAGAAGGCCGAGATGTTCGGTCTGCAGGCGGCGATCATCGACGGCTGGCGTGCCGAGCGCGGGCTGACGGGTCCGTCGCCGGCCCCGACCGTCACCTGA
- a CDS encoding PhoH family protein: MTQTPTRPQAHAQFTVPAKHPMVTVLGSGDALLRVIENAFPATDIHVRGNEIRATGDPAEVALIQRLFDEMMLVLRTGQPMTEDAVERSIAMLRSAADGEGAASETPAEVLTQNILSNRGRTIRPKTLNQKRYVDAIDQHTVVFGIGPAGTGKTYLAMAKAVQALQSKQVNRIILTRPAVEAGERLGFLPGTLYEKIDPYLRPLYDALHDMLDPDSIPRLMAAGTIEVAPLAYMRGRTLNDAFIILDEAQNTSPEQMKMFLTRLGFDSKIVITGDITQIDLPGGTKSGLRQVQDILEGLDDVHFSRLSSQDVVRHKLVGRIVDAYEKYDSQNGRRT, from the coding sequence ATGACTCAGACACCTACACGACCGCAGGCGCACGCCCAGTTCACCGTCCCCGCCAAGCACCCGATGGTGACGGTCCTGGGGTCCGGAGACGCCCTGCTGCGGGTCATCGAGAACGCCTTCCCGGCCACCGACATCCACGTACGGGGCAACGAGATCCGGGCGACCGGCGACCCCGCCGAAGTCGCCCTCATCCAGCGCCTCTTCGACGAGATGATGCTGGTGCTGCGCACCGGCCAGCCGATGACCGAGGACGCGGTGGAACGCTCCATCGCCATGCTGCGCTCGGCGGCGGACGGCGAGGGCGCGGCGAGCGAGACCCCCGCCGAGGTGCTCACCCAGAACATCCTCTCCAACCGCGGCCGCACCATCCGCCCCAAGACCCTGAACCAGAAGCGCTACGTCGACGCCATCGACCAGCACACGGTCGTCTTCGGCATCGGCCCCGCCGGCACGGGCAAGACCTACCTCGCCATGGCCAAGGCGGTCCAGGCCCTGCAGTCCAAGCAGGTCAACCGCATCATCCTGACCCGCCCCGCCGTCGAGGCCGGCGAACGCCTGGGTTTCCTCCCCGGCACCCTCTACGAAAAGATCGACCCGTACCTGCGCCCGCTGTACGACGCCCTGCACGACATGCTCGACCCGGACTCGATCCCGCGGCTGATGGCGGCGGGGACGATCGAGGTGGCGCCGCTCGCCTATATGCGCGGTCGTACCTTGAATGATGCTTTCATCATTCTGGACGAGGCGCAGAACACCAGCCCCGAGCAGATGAAGATGTTCCTCACCCGCCTCGGGTTCGACTCGAAGATCGTCATCACCGGTGACATCACGCAGATCGACCTCCCGGGCGGTACGAAGAGCGGTCTGCGGCAGGTCCAGGACATTCTGGAGGGGCTGGACGACGTGCACTTCTCGCGGCTCAGCAGCCAGGACGTCGTCCGGCACAAGCTCGTCGGCCGTATTGTCGATGCGTACGAGAAGTACGACAGCCAAAACGGCCGGCGAACCTGA
- a CDS encoding hemolysin family protein, with translation MTTQLIAVAVLLVVVAWLAACAEAGLARTTSFRAEEAVRSGRRGSAKLAAVAADPVRYLNVALLVRVGCEMAAGVLVTYACLRSFEETWQALTVAIAVMVLVSYVAVGVSPRTIGRQHPLNTATAAAYVLLPLARVMGPIPRLLILLGNALTPGKGFRQGPFASEAELRSLVDLAEKESLIEDEERRMVHSVFQLGDTLVREVMVPRTDLISVERFKTIRQALTLALRSGFSRIPVTGENEDDVVGIVYVKDLARKVHISRDAETELVSTAMRPAVFVPDTKNAGDLLREMQQDRNHVAVVIDEYGGTAGIVTIEDILEEIVGEITDEYDRELPPVEDLGDGRYRVTARLDIGDLGELYGFAELDDEDVETVGGLLAKHLGRVPIAGATAEIDLSENASALSPKALRLTAEAPAGRRNKIVTVLCEPVRGEDGADGQD, from the coding sequence GTGACCACCCAGCTCATCGCGGTCGCGGTCCTGCTCGTCGTCGTCGCGTGGCTCGCGGCGTGTGCCGAGGCGGGGCTCGCCCGTACGACCAGCTTCCGTGCCGAGGAAGCCGTGCGGTCGGGGCGGCGGGGCAGCGCGAAGCTGGCCGCCGTCGCCGCCGATCCCGTCCGCTATCTGAATGTCGCGCTGCTGGTGCGGGTCGGCTGCGAGATGGCGGCCGGGGTGCTGGTGACGTACGCCTGTCTGCGCTCCTTCGAGGAGACCTGGCAGGCGCTGACCGTGGCCATCGCGGTGATGGTGCTGGTCTCGTACGTCGCGGTGGGCGTCTCGCCCCGTACGATCGGCCGCCAGCATCCGCTGAACACCGCCACCGCCGCCGCGTACGTGCTGCTGCCGCTGGCCCGGGTCATGGGGCCGATTCCGCGGCTGCTGATCCTTCTGGGCAACGCCCTGACGCCCGGCAAGGGCTTCCGGCAGGGCCCCTTCGCCTCCGAGGCCGAGCTGCGCTCGCTGGTGGACCTCGCGGAGAAGGAGTCGCTGATCGAGGACGAGGAGCGCCGTATGGTGCACTCCGTCTTCCAGCTCGGCGACACCCTGGTCCGGGAGGTGATGGTGCCGCGGACGGACCTGATCTCGGTCGAGCGGTTCAAGACCATCCGCCAGGCGCTGACCCTCGCGCTGCGCTCCGGGTTCTCCCGCATCCCGGTGACCGGCGAGAACGAGGACGACGTGGTCGGCATCGTGTACGTGAAGGACCTCGCCCGCAAGGTGCACATCAGCCGGGACGCGGAGACGGAGCTGGTCTCCACGGCGATGCGGCCCGCCGTCTTCGTGCCGGACACGAAGAACGCCGGTGATCTGCTGCGCGAGATGCAGCAGGACCGCAATCACGTCGCGGTCGTCATCGACGAGTACGGCGGTACGGCCGGCATCGTGACGATCGAGGACATCCTGGAGGAGATCGTCGGCGAGATCACCGACGAGTACGACCGGGAGCTGCCGCCCGTGGAGGATCTGGGCGACGGGCGGTACCGGGTGACCGCGCGGCTGGACATCGGCGACCTCGGGGAGCTGTACGGCTTCGCGGAGCTGGACGACGAGGACGTGGAGACGGTCGGCGGGCTGCTCGCCAAGCATCTGGGCCGGGTGCCGATCGCGGGTGCCACGGCCGAGATCGACCTCAGCGAGAACGCGTCCGCGCTCTCGCCGAAGGCGCTGCGGCTGACCGCGGAGGCCCCGGCCGGCCGCCGCAACAAGATCGTCACGGTGCTCTGCGAGCCGGTCCGGGGCGAGGACGGCGCGGACGGTCAGGACTGA